From the genome of Maniola jurtina chromosome 26, ilManJurt1.1, whole genome shotgun sequence:
cacaggtgtaaattaaaaatttataacacccccgacaagtgaaggttacagtaactagaaatgagctgattcgaacggctgaaccgattttcttggattatagctaagaacactgaatcaagccaccttccaaacaaaaaaaaaactaaattaaaatcggttcattagtttaggagctacaatgccacagatatactacacacgtcaaacttataacacccctctttttgggtcgggggttaaaaacgtcgagacttcgacgtcactggcaggcgtcaaatattaGTATACACTGAGGTAAAcctgtactatttttttaaatcaaatgcGACTGAAATGTCTCTAGTGTGGCCTGACACTTAGTTTCGTAGGTCATACGAAATAGTAGAATGGATATAAATAACGCCACCATCCACCATTGTTCTCTTCTTCTACCGGAGTTTTGTCACTCTCTTCTTTCTCTTCCTCTGAAGTAGAATTTGACTCCTAGAAAAAAGTAATAAGGCGATAGTAAGGGATAGATTTTGATGCCCTCGATGGATCTTCGCATATAtgacagcagacagacagacagacaacaaagcgattctataatggttccttttttctGAAGATACAGAATCGTAAAGAGATGGTTTTATCAGTTTCGGAGCAGACGAATatccaaattttgtatgtttccatggttataaaaaaaaagtttaacatAATACCTTTTCATCACCACTCGAAGTCTTCTCATCACCCTTCACCGGTTCCTTATCACCAGTTTCCTTCACCTTTCCACCACCACCTTTCTTTTCATCACCTCCATCATTTTTACTACCCTCTTCATTGAGTTCTGTATTCTTCTCTGCATCGTCAAAAACTTCTGATTTGATTTCTCCCTCTCCACTCTTCTGTTCTATATCTTTGTTTGATCCTGTCGAGTTTCCATTGTCACTGGGCACGTCTTTTTTGGCGGGTGTATAGTTCTGTAGTAGAAACTCGTCAGTTTGCGAGCTTTGGTCGCGGGTTGCTGCACCATTCTCTAATTCGGGCCCCAGTTTTGACGACTGTAAatagaaaaatcaaaatatcacactaatattataaaggcgaatgtttgtgtgtacgtatgtgtttgtgtatgtttgttactctttaacgcaaaaactactgaacgaatttggctgaaatttggaattagaccctggattagcacataggctacttttatcccaggaaatcaaagaattaaaATTATAGAGGTAACATTTCTTTGTTTGTGAGTTTGTCTTCGAAACTAAAGATcagattctgaaaattctttcaatgGTAGATAACAGCATTATATCTGAatgctataaattataatattccatTCCATTGAATGGAAGCTTATatgcgtccacggctggacatcggcctttccaagagcgcgtcaccaaacacggtcctccgccttcctcatccacccgctccccgctaccttcttcaggtcatcggtccaaaAGACTGGAGGTCATCCTACACTGCACTtacggtacgcggtctccacaaattataatatatagccTATAAATTATAACccactgacggacggacggacggacggacagcgaaggttttattttaaagaatattagccacgcattaagcgtaaagcttttgCTAGGAGgaggtacgacaatagttcaaCGAGTGGGGCtggaaccgccgatctttcggaattcagtccgctcctcaaccgttgagctatcgaggctttctAGTTTGTTCTACATGTCGTAGTATAGGCGTTCTagggtttagtaatagggttccgttggcacccttcaggtctggaatttataaaaatcttataCAAAAAAACTTGTTTGGACCTCCATATCTTGCTCCTGTATCTGTAATGCGAGCTCGTTTTGGACCTTGTCTGGACCAAAGGGGATGAAATCTGGTAACTCCTGGAAAGAAGACAACCATTATTGACAACAAGTACTGAATGGTTAAGAGTACATCAAACGGTCAGCGAAGGAATCCTTCAGAAGaaattttaagaagtttttattTGTGTTTCTTTTCTGAGCCAAACCCTGTGCAGTTTGGCGGATAAAAACTcttacactaatattacaaaggtgaaagtttgtgtgtatgtgtctatgaagaataacaaattattctttcacgcaaaaactactggagaacggagatagattatactctggattaacacataggttactttttgtccccacgggatttttaataatcctatatccacgcgaacgaagtcgcaggcatcagctagtaaaataataaattaaaaaaaaggctaTGGCTAAGGGTTGCCAcacaaagtcacggttttcggatttttccctttatttgtgctataagacatgctacctgcttttcatgattctatgtcaacgggaagtaccctatagattttgattcccttgacgggttttgtcacgacagacagacagacagataacgaagtgatccaatAATGGTTCCTTTTTGTCTCTAGGGTTACTGAACCCTAAACAGTGTAGTACTAACCTGCGTGGTTCGGTCCTTGGCCCAGGCTCGGTAATCAGTCGCAGCACGTCTCATCTGGTCCAAGTATTGAGGCGCGGCGCGACTGCTCACCCAGGCAGTCACTCCGCCCGGCATGCCCCCCACTGCCGGCTCATCGTAGTATGTCAGGACAAACTCCATACCCGGCTGCAAaggtcaaaatcaaaattataatCAGTGTTCACATAACTTGTTCATTATAGTGTCCACTTTGTTACTATTAACCTTCTTCGTCCCATCCATAGTCTTAACAACCAtataccgacagtcctctgtgcagggcctgcatggaggtcgatgaaacgccgacgcacgtgctcctggagtgcacggtcgtggcagaacaacgagaacgccaatTGGGTttcccaacctcactccatgaagtcctcggcaacctgggcggtctacttggcttctggagcgagcttggatggctggagtgaagacttcggcggggaggggcaacacacgcacaacagacggatacgtttaagtgcggaaaccagcccagagaagaagaagaagaagaagaaccaTATTATGGCTTCAGTACAATACACAATCCAGTACAgtcgacgatataaagcggctggcgggaagtggctggatgaggaaggctgaggaccgggtgtggtggcgctctttagggaaggcctatgtccaacagtggacatccacaggctgatgatgatgacagtaCACCAGTATAGCATGCCTGCTCTCAAGCATTTTAAGGTAGTTGTGTACACCTTcattacaacaacataatttttgtaagacaaaatattcttagttacaagagagttggcgatctacacaacaggctgactagacaccgtaacaggcttgcgactcctacgctccgcctcaggaaggtccaaaagtcatttgtgggaatgggtataatcttttataacaaaattcctcagccaattttggacttgcctttacacaggttcaaaaaatctattaaaaatatgctcctgagaaaagcatattatactatcgaagattatgtaaatgataaaaaagcgtggatctgacctgcaattcgctccagcaatgcgcaggacttcaattgcttttatacatggcataatattgtatatcaaatctttgaaaagagcaaccgccgagtttcttgctggttcttctcggtaggaaaggcattgcgaaccagtggtagatgcttttgacgattcaatagaacttgtaaaagtctaattgaataaaaatattttgaatttgaatttgaatgtccATTTTGTTACGACTAACCTTCTCTGTCCCGTCCATAGTCTTAACAACCATATGGCTCTAGTATTCAGACACCCGTATCGCATTTCTGGTCTCTGGCACGTCTGGATGTTCACACGACTTGCTGATTATAATGTACACTTTGTTACTACTAACCTGCTCTACACCATCCAGTCTTGACAGCCATCTTACTCCATTACTCAGATACGTGTACATATGGACCTAGATACATTAGCGTGTGCAAAACTTTCAGTATAATGTCCATTTTGTTACGACTAACCTTCTCTGTCCCGTCCATAGTCTTAACAACCATATGGCTCCAGTATTCAGACACCCGTATAGCATTCCTGGTCTCTGGCACGTCTGGATGTTCACACGACTTGCTGATTATAATGTACACCTTGTTACTAATCTGTTTGTCTCCCTCCCGCGCATAGCTTTCTAAAGATTTCCGTTTCGCTTTCGAGTGTACATTGTCGGATGAAGAGTAGATGGGTTTGTCTTCAATGATTGGTGCGGGCGATTTCGTTTTAATATCGTACTCTTTATGCCGCCTTATGTAGACGTAGTCACGGTTCGCGAATAGTCTCTGTAACAAAATTCTTGTTGAAAAAATTGGtcgtctgtaaagtcggtttactgacgagagttgaacgtgacaacaaaggccgattgtgcttctttgtcgctcgttccgcgctctcgcttgcacttcaagccttacatggaacgcctcagagcgaggtaacgccgcatgagtcatgttttttcgtgcgtgcagccggctctatcgaattataagacgttgtcacgtcaaaattggttgtctgtaaagtcggtttactgacgatagttgaacgtgacaacaaaggccgattgtgcttctttgtcgctcgttccgcgctctcgcttgcacttcaagccttacatggaacgcctcagagcgaggtaacgccgcatgagtcatgttttttcgtgcgtgcagccggctctatcgaattataagacgtcacGTCAAAAACATTCATCATTCCAAGTCATCgctggtttatactatcgcggacttttttgtaggcattattgagttctacgacttttctatagaagtcaaccatacatccctaaccatttaggcagcgttcgcgagaatcgttaacgtacggcagttttttcgacgccttactccacaattttcactaccacgaaaaatcctatctattttccgggataaaatataacctatacggattcggaagaatccctctaagtaatggtaaaagaaattttgaaatcggtccagtagtttttgagcctattcaatacaaacatacaaaaatacaaaggtttcctctttataatattagtatagatagctcACCGGCCAAAGTACTTCCCAGTGTAACACCGCCTGCCCTGGCACTCCCCTGGCGTTGGTCTCGACAACCGATAGGGCTGCCACCGCGGCGTCCCACACGCGACGGTAGGCGCCATCTATTTGCACCGCTGCAAAGTCGCTCGCTTGAACTTCTGGGTAACGCCCGTATActagaacaaaatattttcagtGAATGAGGAGCTGGCGTGATAGCAGTGTCGTGCAAGCCATAGAGGCATAAACGCACTGCTTACCTTACACAACTCAACGTTCATTGTTtattaatcacacttcacactaatattataaaggcgaaagtttgtgtgtgtgtgtgtgtgtgtgtgtgtgtgtgtgagtgtgtgtgtgtgtgtgtgtgtgtgtgtgagtgtgtgtgtgtgtgtgtgcgtgagtgtgtgtgagtgtgtgtgagtgtgagtgagtgtgtgtgagtgtgtgtgtgtgtgtgtgtgtgtgtgtgtgtgtgtgtgtgcgtgcgtgcgtgtgtgcgtgcgtgcgtgcgtgcgtgcgtgcgtgcgtgcgtgcgtgcgtgcgtgcgtgcgtgcgtgcgtgcgtgcgtgcgtgcgtgcgtgtgtgtgtgtgtgtgcttcttcacgcaaaaactactggacggattgggctgaaatttagaatggagatagattataccctggattagcacataggctactttttatccc
Proteins encoded in this window:
- the LOC123878613 gene encoding uncharacterized protein LOC123878613; amino-acid sequence: MSTIKFILKDLGVMKLWSVWTRRCIVSTVVKRCMRDRGFREVILRFKHTILRQRRTLMLAATAACKSHSDVPSCDEGISDNEMQALLSDLENVQSLAKLTLYCTSCGKRLVIDRKQTGVRYCVCKDPKPLGDSLEGWVPYMETEDVIIWRKEYKPGKGLYAYKVYGRYPEVQASDFAAVQIDGAYRRVWDAAVAALSVVETNARGVPGQAVLHWEVLWPRLFANRDYVYIRRHKEYDIKTKSPAPIIEDKPIYSSSDNVHSKAKRKSLESYAREGDKQISNKVYIIISKSCEHPDVPETRNAIRVSEYWSHMVVKTMDGTEKPGMEFVLTYYDEPAVGGMPGGVTAWVSSRAAPQYLDQMRRAATDYRAWAKDRTTQELPDFIPFGPDKVQNELALQIQEQDMESSKLGPELENGAATRDQSSQTDEFLLQNYTPAKKDVPSDNGNSTGSNKDIEQKSGEGEIKSEVFDDAEKNTELNEEGSKNDGGDEKKGGGGKVKETGDKEPVKGDEKTSSGDEKESNSTSEEEKEESDKTPVEEENNGGWWRYLYPFYYFV